One uncultured Desulfuromusa sp. genomic window, ATAACAATTTCCCGATCATCACCAACAATAACAGAGTGAATGACACCGCGACGATCAATAATCAGCCCCAGTTGCCGTTGCAATTCTCGGGATAACTCCGTGAGATAACGCGCCAACTCTACAGAAATCATCTCCGTCGTGGCAACTTTACGTCTTAAAATTCTCTCTAACAATTTGATTTGACTGGCTTTTAATCCGCCAGTTTTCCCTTCAATCATTAAGACACCCTAAAATCAAAAAGAGGACAAATCACGATATGATTGTCCCCTTCTTATTCATTTCTATCTATAACGTTTGGTCGTGAGAATAAAGAGGTCTCTTCACCCTTTTAACCCGCAGCAATATTAAATCCGGCATCAACATAATGAACTTCACCGGTCACTCCGGAAGAGAGATCGGACAGCAAGTAGAGCGCTGACTTACCAACCTCATCCTGATGGACCAACCGCTTTAAGGGAGCACGTTCTTCAGCGACGCTGAGTTTTTTCTTGAAATCGGCAATTCCCGCAGCAGCCAGGGTCTTTATTGGGCCAGCGGAAACAGCATTGACACGAATTCCTTTTTCACCCAGTTCAGCAGCCAGATAACGAACAGAAGATTCCAGAGCAGCCTTAGCCACTCCCATGACATTGTATGCCGGGACAGCACGTACCGCTCCAAGATAGGTCATAGTGACAATACTCCCCCCCTCTTTCAGAACGGGTAATGCACAGCGTGTCATGGAGACCAATGAATAGGCACTGACATCCAGTGCCAGGCGAAAACCATCCCGACTGGTCTGGCTGAAAGGCCGCTTCAGGTCTTCACGATTGGCAAATGCCAAAGCATGAACGACAAAGTCTATCTGCCCCCATTGTTTTTCCAACTCACTGAAAACAGAAACTATTTCCTCTTCATTTTGAACATCACAAGGAAGGATAATAGAAGAATCAAGACTTTCTGCCAACGGACGCACCCGCTTTTCCAAGGCTTCATTCAAATAAGTAAACGCCAGATCGGCCCCCGCAGCACGCAGCTGCTTGGCAATCCCCCAAGCAATGCTTTTATCATTTGCTACACCAAAAATAACACCACGTTTTCCACTCATTAATCCCATAATTCAGATCTCTCCTAGAGTTTTTAAAATTAACTTCTCTTTTTAACAAAAGAACAGATAGAAGGCAAGCAGGTTGGCAACGGGTTTATTCCTTGGAGTTTCGCTGAAAACAACTAAAATACGTTTACCCCAAGACAAAACCGCCACAATTGTTTTACAATGCTCGAACACAATAAACAGGAGTAAAACATGGACAAGACTCTTTATGACAAACTTTGGGACAATCATATCGTTGACCAGGATGAAAACGGCACCTGTCTGCTGTATATCGATCGCCAGCTTTTGCATGAGGTCACATCACCTCAAGCATTTGAAGGTCTACGTTTGACAAATCGCCAGCCATGGAGAATTGATGCAAACCTTGCTGTCCCGGATCATAATGTTCCCACCGATGATCGCAGCAAAGAAATTGCCGACCCAATTTCCCGCCTTCAGGTTGAAACACTGGATAAAAACTGTCAGGAATTCGGAATTACTGAATTCACGATGAACGACCCGCGCCAGGGCATTGTTCACGTGATCGGCCCCGAACAAGGAGCGACCCTGCCTGGCATGACCATCGTCTGTGGCGATTCACACACAGCAACTCATGGCGCTTTCGGAGCATTGGCCTTTGGCATCGGAACATCCGAGGTTGAACATGTTCTGGCAACCCAATGTCTGATTCAAAAGAAATCAAAAGCAATGCTGATTGAAGTCTCTGGTGAACTCCCTCATGGGCTGACGGCAAAGGACATTGTTCTGGCTATTATTGGTCGCATTGGCACTGCAGGTGGTACCGGTTATACAATTGAATTCGGTGGTTCAACAATTCGCAGCTTATCAATGGAAGGTCGCATGACTGTCTGCAATATGGCCATCGAAGCCGGTGCACGAGCAGGGATCATTGCCGTGGATCAAACCACCATTGACTATATTAAAGGCCGCCCTTTTGCCCCGAAGGATGACCTTTGGGATCAGGCTGTCAATCATTGGCAGCAATTGCACAGTGATCCTGACGCAAAATTTGACCGGATCATTCGAATTGATGCACGAGACCTGCAACCGCAAGTCACCTGGGGAACCTCACCTGAAATGGTCGTTCCTATTGATGGTCAAGTCCCCGATCCCGCTGCCGAAGAAAATAAAATAAAACAAGATGGAATTCAAGCGGCACTCAAATATATGGGATTAACGGCCGGCACCCTGATGACGGATATCTGTCCGGATAAAGTCTTCATCGGATCCTGCACAAATGGTCGGATTGAAGATCTGCGTGCTGCTGCAGCCATAGCCAAAGGGCGGAAATTGGCAAAAAACATAAAACTTGCTTTGGTTGTCCCTGGATCCGGCCTGGTCAAAAAAACAGGCAGAAGCAGAAGGTCTGGATAAAATTTTTATAGCAGCAGGTTTCGAGTGGCGTGAACCTGGCTGCTCCATGTGTCTGGCCATGAATAATGATCGGCTCGCCCCGGAAGAACGCTGCGCATCGACGTCAAATCGTAATTTTGAAGGCCGCCAGGGACAAGGAGGCCGCACTCATCTGGTCAGTCCCGCCATGGCTGCCGCAGCAGCTGTCACAGGCCATTTTGTTGATGTTCGCCAAATGGAGGTGATGTAATGGAAAAGTTCACCAGTTTCACTGGATTGGTTGCTCCTCTTGACCGCTCTAACGTTGATACAGATGCAATTATCCCGAAACAATTTTTAAAATCTATAAAGCGCACAGGTTTCGGCCCCAATCTTTTTGATGAATGGCGTTATCTGGATCACGGAGAACCGGGCATGGATTGCACCGACCGGCCTTTGAACCCTGACTTCATCCTCAACCAACCCCGTTACCAGGGGGCGCAAATCTTACTGGCACGGGATAATTTTGGCTGTGGATCCTCACGTGAGCATGCTCCATGGGCACTACTCGACGACGGTTTCAGGGTGATCATTGCTCCAAGCTTTGCTGATATTTTTTACAACAACTGCTTCAAAAACGGGATCCTTCCCATTATTCTGGCTACAGGCAAAATTGATGAACTTTTCGTCTCGGTTCAGGATCAACCCGGCTACAAGCTCCAAGTCGATCTGGAAACAACGACTTTGACCATGCCCAACGGGGAGAAAACAACTTTTGAAATCGATCCATTTCGCAGGCATTGCCTTTTAAATGGGTTGGACGATATCGGCTTGACGTTGGAAAAAGTTGATAAAATAAGAGCTTACGAAGATTCTCACCGTCTGAGCACACCCTGGCTCTTTAGTAACAGCTGACAATAGGCAAATCCAAATCAAGCTGCTGCTGCAAACGGGCAGCTTTTTTTGCAGACACCAACATTACCATTTTAGTCAGACTTCTGTTAAAATTCCATTACCGGACAAATCCCCTCTCGATCACAAAGGGTATATCGATGCTTCCAGAAAATTATCAGAGCTTTTATAGCGCGATAGCAAAAACAATCCCAAAGCAGAATATTATCACCGACCCTCTTTTGACCGTGGCATTTGGCACCGACGCCAGCTTCTACCGCATGATTCCAAAAATTGTTATCAATGTCGAAACGGAACAGGAGGTACAGATAATTCTTCGGGAAGCCAGTCAACGGCAGCTTGCGATAACTTTTCGTGCCGCCGGGACCAGTCTCTCCGGACAGGCGATTACCGACAGCATTCTTGTTCGCCTTGGAAAAGGCTGGCAGAAATATAAAATTTTTGACAAAGCAACAAAGATTCAGCTGCAACCGGGAATTATCGGCAGTCAGGCGAATCGATTTCTTGCTGAATTCGGCAAAAAAATCGGTCCCGACCCTGCTTCCATCGACAGCGCAAAAATCGGCGGCATTCTGGCTAACAATGCCAGTGGCATGTGCTGCGGGGTTGCTGAGAACAGCTATCAAACTCTGCACAGTTTACGGATGATCCTTGCAGATGGCACTATTGTTGACACTGCCGATGACAAAAGCCGGGCACAGTTTAAACGCAGTCATCCTCATATTCTCCAGGGCCTTGCAGAGCTACGCAAAAACGTTTTAGCAGACAGTCAACTAAGCGACAGAATCCGTTACAAATACAAAATCAAAAACACGACCGGCTACAGTTTGAACGCCTTGGTTGATTTCAAAGATCCTTTCGCCATCATGCAGCAGCTAATGGTCGGCTCGGAAGGAACCCTGGGGTTTATTTCTGAAGTTATCTACAAAACCGTCACCGAGCACAAATATAAAGCCAGCGCATTGATCATGTTCCCTGATGTTCCCACCGCCTGTAGTGCCGTACCAATTCTTCGTAATGGGCTTCCTGTCGCAGCAGCAGAGCTGATGGATCGTGCCGGACTCGCTTCGGTCGAACATGAACCAGGCATGCCTGACTATCTCGCCGGGTTGGGCAAAACAGTGACCGCATTGCTGGTGGAAACTCGTGCCAGCAGCGCAAAGGCCCTCAAAGAACAAATTCAAGAAATCAAATCAGCGCTGGCTAAAATAAAAACTGTTCACCCGATTGAATTTACCGATAACCCCTCTGAATATAAGGTCTATTGGAATATTCGCAAAGGTCTTTTCCCTGCAGTTGGTGCCGTCCGAGAAACCGGAACCACGGTTATTATTGAAGATGTTGCTTTCCCAAATCAGCACCTGGCTGCCGCTGCTCTAGACTTGCAGGCGTTGTTCAAAAAATATCATTACGACGAAGCCATTATTTTTGGGCATGCCCTTGAAGGAAATTTACATTTTGTCTTCACTCAGGATTTCTCGATAACAGCCGAGGTTATCCGCTACCGGAATTTTATGGATGAAGTCGTCAGCATGGTCGTAGAAAAATACGATGGTTCGCTTAAGGCAGAGCACGGCACAGGAAGAAATATGGCCCCATTTGTTGAAAAAGAATGGGGTTCGGCAGCCTACAAGCTGATGCAAGAAATCAAGACTCTCTTTGATCCTGATAGCCTCTTGAATCCGGGGGTCATTATCAATGCCGATGCCGAAGCCCATATCAAAAACCTGAAGCCATTACCCCGCCACCCACGAACTTGTCGATAAATGTATTGAGTGCGGTTTCTGCGAACCGGTCTGCCCGTCCCGCAATCTGTCATTTACACCCCGGCAACGGATTGTCGGCCGACGTGAAATCAGCCGCCAAATGGCAGCAGATGCCACCCCCCAGGAAATGAAGGCGCTGTTTAAATCCTACCAATACCCCGGGCAGGAAACCTGTGCTGCCGATGGCTTGTGCGGCACAAAATGCCCCGTCGGTATCGATACGGGAAAAATGGTTAAAGCCTTGCGCGAAGAAGCCAATGGAGATCTGGCGAACCTGGTCGCTGATTGGGTCGCAAGAAACTTCAAGGGTGTTGCTGGAACAATAAACACAACCCTGAAAACGGTTGATAAAATTCACCAATTGACCGGCACAGCTTTTATGGAGCATGCTTCAGCCACAGCCCGAACTTTGACTGCTAATAAGCTCCCTCTCTGGAACAAGGAAATGCCCTCCGGAGTGATGAAAATCAAACCAGAACCCTTTGATCCTGATAACCCGCGACAAGTTGTTTATTTCCCTGCATGTCCCAGTCGTTGTATGAGTGGACCAGCACGAGGCGAAACAGAACCTGAGGCGCTGCCACAGAAAACCGTTTCACTCCTGAAAAAAGCTGGCTATCAAATTATCTACCCTGAGAACCTGGGTGCTCTTTGCTGTGGCCAGGCATTTGAAAGCAAAGGTTTTTTCAAACAGGCTGATGATAAAAGTGAGCAATTAAACCGGGCCTTGCTGACAGCTTCCAAAGAGGGTGAAATACCTGTCCTCTGTGACACCAGCCCCTGTTTGTTACGGATGAAAGAAAAACTTGATGCCAAGTTGAGTCTTTATGAACCGATAGAATTTGTTCTCGAATTCTTGCTGGACAAACTTATCTTTACTCCGGTTGACTCCAAGATTGCCTTACATATCACCTGCAGTGCCCGTAAAATGGGACTTGATGAACAGATAAAAACTCTGGCTGAGGCCTGTGCAACAGAGGTTGTCATTCCAGAGGATATCTACTGTTGTGGTTTCGCCGGAGATCGTGGTTTTAACTATCCGGAATTGAATGCAGCCGCGTTGGAAGAGCTGAAAAAGCAAGTTAACAATTGTGATGCCGGTTATTCTACCAGTAAAACCTGTGAAATTGGGTTATCACTTCACGGCGATATCCCCTATCGTTCCATTCTTTATCTGGTTGACGCAGCAACACAGGCACGGCCACAAAAAACTGCTTCCAAGCTGGATCGCGTCACTTGAGAGTTTCACTACCACATCAATGGAAAAGGGATAAACAATGAAACATGTTGTGATAACAGGTGCCAATCGCGGAATAGGTCTTGCTCTGGCATGCCATTACCAAGGAGAAAACTGGAATGTCACGGGGGTGTGTCGCGAGTCCTCACTCGAGCTTGAAAAGGTTGCTACACAGATTATTGAGGGGATAGATATCACTCAAGAAGACAATGTCGAAAGGCTTAAAACCCAACTCAAAGGACAAAATATCGATCTATTGATCAACAATGCAGGTCTTCTTCAGGATGAAGTCCTTGGATCAATCAATTTTGACTCGCTCCGGTTACAGATGGAAATTAACGCCTTTGCCCCTTTGCGGGTCAGCGAGAGCCTGCTCCCCAACCTGCATAGGGGAAGTAAGATTGCCAACATCACCAGCCGCATGGGATCTATTAGCGACAACGATTCCGGAGGCCGCTATGGCTACCGCGCCTCCAAGGCGGCATTGAATGCTTTGGGCCGTTCCCTTGCCATTGATCTTAAAGAACAGGGAATTGCAGTGGCACAACTGCATCCCGGCTATGTAAAAACCAGAATGGTCAATTTCGGAGGAATGATAACACCGGAAGAATCTGTCGCCGGACTGGTCAGGATAATCGCAAATCTAAACCTCGAGAACACAGGTTCTTTCTGGCATAGCAATGGTGAAGAACTACCTTGGTAATAAACGGGTTTAAAGGATCAATCAAAGGATGATGTCACCGCCCCTGTTGATGCCGAGGAGACCAGCCTGGCATATTTAGCCAGAACCCCACTTTGATAACGCTGTGGCGGCTCTTGCCGGTTTTTGTTCCGGGACACGAACTCTGCCTCACTGATAACAAGATTGAGCTCTTCACGTTCAAGATTGATCTCAATGCGATCTCCGTCCTGCACCAGAGCAAGAGATCCACCAATCTGGGCTTCCGGGGCAACATGACCAATCATAATGCCATGGGTGCCACCGGAAAACCGTCCATCGGTAATCAAAGCAACACTGTCACCCAGTCCAGCCCCCATCAATGCGGCAGAAGGGGATAACATCTCCCTCATTCCCGGCCCCCCTTTGGGGCCCTCATAGCGAATCACAATGATGTCTCCTGAGTTGATTTTCCCACTCAGGATTGCGCCCAGGGCATCTTCCTCACGATTGAAAACCTTTGCCGGCCCACTCATGGTGTTTAATTTTTTACCACTCTGCTTAAGGACGCATCCTTCCTTGGCAAGGTTACCATAAAGGATGCGAATATGCCGACCCGCAGGAGCATAGGGAGCACTAACGGGAAACAAAACATCCTGACCAGAAGGACAATCAGGCGCTGAAGTCAGATTTTCGGCAATCGTATGGCCCGTGACCGTTAAGCAATCACCATGAAGAAAACCCGCATCCATGAGAACTTTCATCACCATCGGTACACCACCAAGGGCATGCAGATCATTCATCAGATACCGCCCGAAAGGTTTGAAATTACCAAGCAATGGAACCCGAGCTGTGATGTCAGAAATATCCTTCAGAGTCAAAGGCACACGGGCTTCTCTTGCCAAAGCCAAAAGATGCAAAACCGCATTGGTCGATCCCCCCAGAGCCCAGGCAACGGTCAGGGCATTTTCAAAAGCCTTACGAGTCATGATCTGCCGAGCCGTGATTCCCTTTTTCAGAAGTTTCATCAAGGCTCGGACACTCTCTCCGGCATCCCGGCACTTATCCACAGAAAGTTGATTATTCCGATCGACCGCCATATGCGACGAGGAACCGGTCACGCTCATCCCCATTGCTTCGATGGCAGACGCCATTGTATTCGCCGTATACATCCCGCCACAAGATCCCGCCCCAGGACACGCACAACTCTCAATTTCATGCAGTTCCCGGGTATCAATCTTTCCAGCGGAATGGGCCCCGATACCTTCAAAGGCACTGACAATATTTAGTTCCTGATGGCCGTGTTGTCCCGGCAGAATACTTCCACCATACAGAGTCAAACCAACCAGATCATTACGCGCAATGGGCATGAGAGCTGCGGGAATGGTTTTATCACAACCAGATAAGGTTAGGACGCCATCAACCTGATAACCTTCAGTCATCAACTCAATCGCATCTGCAATCACTTCACGGCTGACCAGCGAATATTTCATCGCCTCTGTTCCCATGGAGATGCCATCAGAAACAACAGGCGTACCAAAAACGATCGCCTTGCCACCAGCCGCCTCTATTTCATTCTGTACCAGATCGCCTAAATTACGGATATGATCATTGCAAGGAGTTCCATTGGTATAGGGAATTGCCACAGCAATAACCGGTTTGGAAAAATCTTCATCCTTGAACCGCACCGCTCGTAACATCGTTCGTGAAGCAGTCCGTTCCACCCAGCTTGAATCTCCTCGTTTCCCGGTGATTTGATGACTACGTCTTTTCATAACAGACCTTTGTGTTTAACATCTATTTTTCCAGTGCAGTCACTCCCGTTCGAGCAATTTCGATGATATGCTCCTGCCCAACCTCGTCAAGGAATGCGTCAATCCGACGTGTGGATCCGACAATTTGCAGAATATGGACATCTTCCCCTTTTTGTTCAAGAATTTCAAAATTATAGCGACCGGTAAAATCCTGAATATGTGCAGCATCAACCTCTAATTTCACAATTGCAACTTCACGCCAGTAACTATGATCCGTGTCCAGTTCTTTAGCAGAAATGACCTCGGTGAACTTTTCCAGCTGCTTGATGATTTGAGTCACTCTCGCCTGATCATCTTCCTCAAGAGTGATCGTCATTCGACTCACTCCGGGAATGCGTGAACGACAAACCGTAAGAGTGTCCACGTTATACATTTTTTTGCGAATCAGCATCGAAACCTTATTTAATACCCCTGGATTATCGAGCGTAAAAGCCAAAATAGCGCGTTTTTTCATGCCACGTCCCCTTCCTCTGTCATGTCCTCACCATTGCGTTGAGGATGGCTGACAATCATGTCCTCAAAGCCACCACCAGAAGGAACCATAGGCAAAATAACTTCTGCAGGATCACAGATGAATTCAAGAACCATGGGACCCTTATGATCGATGGCCTCCTGCAGAGCGGGAGTGACATCTTCGAGGTTTTCGATTTTCCGGTGCGGTATCCCGTATGCCTGTGACAGAAGTTTAAAGTCCGGGCTTTGCATCGGCGTACCTGCGTAACAGCCATCAAAGAAGAAAGTCTGCCATTGGCGCACCATTCCCAGGTAACCATTGTTAAGGATAATAATCTTCAGGTCGATGTTATGTTCCATAATTGTGCCCAGTTCCTGGGCATTCATTTGAAAACCACCGTCACCGCTGATAGACCAGACCCTCTCATCAGGTCGTGCCAATTTGACACCAACAGCCATCGGCAAGGAGCACCCCATTGTGCCGGCCCCGCCGGAGGCATACCAGCTGTTGTTGGTCTGGTAATTATAAAAACGGGCGGCCATCATCTGATGCTGACCAACGTCTGAAACGATCAGGTCACGACCTTGAGTGACTTCTGATAGTTGATGAATAATCGTTTTCATCAGCAGCTTATTGTCGACACCAACGCCATGAGCAATTTCGGCGGCAAGATCTTCTGCCATGACGTTACGGAAACCATCGATTTTTTCCAGCCAGCGACGCCGAGGTTTGTAAGTCACCATCGGATCATCGAGCAAAACATGGAGGGTTCGATAAACATCGGCATTAATTGCGACTGAAGTCCTGACGTTCTTGTCAATTTCCGAAGGATCAATTTCGACATGGATGACATCAGCATTCTGAGCATATTCATTCAGCTTTCCGGTGACACGATCATCAAAACGCATCCCGAAGGAAATCAGCAGATCGGATTCAAGAATTGCCCGGTTGGCT contains:
- a CDS encoding enoyl-ACP reductase, with the translated sequence MGLMSGKRGVIFGVANDKSIAWGIAKQLRAAGADLAFTYLNEALEKRVRPLAESLDSSIILPCDVQNEEEIVSVFSELEKQWGQIDFVVHALAFANREDLKRPFSQTSRDGFRLALDVSAYSLVSMTRCALPVLKEGGSIVTMTYLGAVRAVPAYNVMGVAKAALESSVRYLAAELGEKGIRVNAVSAGPIKTLAAAGIADFKKKLSVAEERAPLKRLVHQDEVGKSALYLLSDLSSGVTGEVHYVDAGFNIAAG
- the leuC gene encoding 3-isopropylmalate dehydratase large subunit, coding for MDKTLYDKLWDNHIVDQDENGTCLLYIDRQLLHEVTSPQAFEGLRLTNRQPWRIDANLAVPDHNVPTDDRSKEIADPISRLQVETLDKNCQEFGITEFTMNDPRQGIVHVIGPEQGATLPGMTIVCGDSHTATHGAFGALAFGIGTSEVEHVLATQCLIQKKSKAMLIEVSGELPHGLTAKDIVLAIIGRIGTAGGTGYTIEFGGSTIRSLSMEGRMTVCNMAIEAGARAGIIAVDQTTIDYIKGRPFAPKDDLWDQAVNHWQQLHSDPDAKFDRIIRIDARDLQPQVTWGTSPEMVVPIDGQVPDPAAEENKIKQDGIQAALKYMGLTAGTLMTDICPDKVFIGSCTNGRIEDLRAAAAIAKGRKLAKNIKLALVVPGSGLVKKTGRSRRSG
- a CDS encoding aconitase family protein, coding for MSLDPAWSKKQAEAEGLDKIFIAAGFEWREPGCSMCLAMNNDRLAPEERCASTSNRNFEGRQGQGGRTHLVSPAMAAAAAVTGHFVDVRQMEVM
- the leuD gene encoding 3-isopropylmalate dehydratase small subunit — protein: MEKFTSFTGLVAPLDRSNVDTDAIIPKQFLKSIKRTGFGPNLFDEWRYLDHGEPGMDCTDRPLNPDFILNQPRYQGAQILLARDNFGCGSSREHAPWALLDDGFRVIIAPSFADIFYNNCFKNGILPIILATGKIDELFVSVQDQPGYKLQVDLETTTLTMPNGEKTTFEIDPFRRHCLLNGLDDIGLTLEKVDKIRAYEDSHRLSTPWLFSNS
- a CDS encoding FAD-binding oxidoreductase — encoded protein: MLPENYQSFYSAIAKTIPKQNIITDPLLTVAFGTDASFYRMIPKIVINVETEQEVQIILREASQRQLAITFRAAGTSLSGQAITDSILVRLGKGWQKYKIFDKATKIQLQPGIIGSQANRFLAEFGKKIGPDPASIDSAKIGGILANNASGMCCGVAENSYQTLHSLRMILADGTIVDTADDKSRAQFKRSHPHILQGLAELRKNVLADSQLSDRIRYKYKIKNTTGYSLNALVDFKDPFAIMQQLMVGSEGTLGFISEVIYKTVTEHKYKASALIMFPDVPTACSAVPILRNGLPVAAAELMDRAGLASVEHEPGMPDYLAGLGKTVTALLVETRASSAKALKEQIQEIKSALAKIKTVHPIEFTDNPSEYKVYWNIRKGLFPAVGAVRETGTTVIIEDVAFPNQHLAAAALDLQALFKKYHYDEAIIFGHALEGNLHFVFTQDFSITAEVIRYRNFMDEVVSMVVEKYDGSLKAEHGTGRNMAPFVEKEWGSAAYKLMQEIKTLFDPDSLLNPGVIINADAEAHIKNLKPLPRHPRTCR
- a CDS encoding (Fe-S)-binding protein codes for the protein MECGFCEPVCPSRNLSFTPRQRIVGRREISRQMAADATPQEMKALFKSYQYPGQETCAADGLCGTKCPVGIDTGKMVKALREEANGDLANLVADWVARNFKGVAGTINTTLKTVDKIHQLTGTAFMEHASATARTLTANKLPLWNKEMPSGVMKIKPEPFDPDNPRQVVYFPACPSRCMSGPARGETEPEALPQKTVSLLKKAGYQIIYPENLGALCCGQAFESKGFFKQADDKSEQLNRALLTASKEGEIPVLCDTSPCLLRMKEKLDAKLSLYEPIEFVLEFLLDKLIFTPVDSKIALHITCSARKMGLDEQIKTLAEACATEVVIPEDIYCCGFAGDRGFNYPELNAAALEELKKQVNNCDAGYSTSKTCEIGLSLHGDIPYRSILYLVDAATQARPQKTASKLDRVT
- a CDS encoding SDR family oxidoreductase, coding for MKHVVITGANRGIGLALACHYQGENWNVTGVCRESSLELEKVATQIIEGIDITQEDNVERLKTQLKGQNIDLLINNAGLLQDEVLGSINFDSLRLQMEINAFAPLRVSESLLPNLHRGSKIANITSRMGSISDNDSGGRYGYRASKAALNALGRSLAIDLKEQGIAVAQLHPGYVKTRMVNFGGMITPEESVAGLVRIIANLNLENTGSFWHSNGEELPW
- the ilvD gene encoding dihydroxy-acid dehydratase, with product MERTASRTMLRAVRFKDEDFSKPVIAVAIPYTNGTPCNDHIRNLGDLVQNEIEAAGGKAIVFGTPVVSDGISMGTEAMKYSLVSREVIADAIELMTEGYQVDGVLTLSGCDKTIPAALMPIARNDLVGLTLYGGSILPGQHGHQELNIVSAFEGIGAHSAGKIDTRELHEIESCACPGAGSCGGMYTANTMASAIEAMGMSVTGSSSHMAVDRNNQLSVDKCRDAGESVRALMKLLKKGITARQIMTRKAFENALTVAWALGGSTNAVLHLLALAREARVPLTLKDISDITARVPLLGNFKPFGRYLMNDLHALGGVPMVMKVLMDAGFLHGDCLTVTGHTIAENLTSAPDCPSGQDVLFPVSAPYAPAGRHIRILYGNLAKEGCVLKQSGKKLNTMSGPAKVFNREEDALGAILSGKINSGDIIVIRYEGPKGGPGMREMLSPSAALMGAGLGDSVALITDGRFSGGTHGIMIGHVAPEAQIGGSLALVQDGDRIEINLEREELNLVISEAEFVSRNKNRQEPPQRYQSGVLAKYARLVSSASTGAVTSSFD
- the ilvN gene encoding acetolactate synthase small subunit encodes the protein MKKRAILAFTLDNPGVLNKVSMLIRKKMYNVDTLTVCRSRIPGVSRMTITLEEDDQARVTQIIKQLEKFTEVISAKELDTDHSYWREVAIVKLEVDAAHIQDFTGRYNFEILEQKGEDVHILQIVGSTRRIDAFLDEVGQEHIIEIARTGVTALEK
- the ilvB gene encoding biosynthetic-type acetolactate synthase large subunit, which gives rise to MTGKQLLLKALKERGVKYIFGYTGGAIMPVFDEMEKIEDFKFVMSRHEQGAVFMSQGVSRASLSTSAPQIGVCMSTSGPGAMNLVTGIADAHMDSIPIVAITGQVATGVIATDAFQESDVVGVMMPICKQTYMPLHADEIEKTIHEGFYVATTGRSGPIVIDIPKDVQNAQVGEDYQFDPVSFRPHLPGYFYSPTPEREPLQRAIELINKSERPVMFCGHGVINSNAGQLLQSFAEKVNIPVAFTLHGLSAMPADHPLSLGMMGMHGTVEANRAILESDLLISFGMRFDDRVTGKLNEYAQNADVIHVEIDPSEIDKNVRTSVAINADVYRTLHVLLDDPMVTYKPRRRWLEKIDGFRNVMAEDLAAEIAHGVGVDNKLLMKTIIHQLSEVTQGRDLIVSDVGQHQMMAARFYNYQTNNSWYASGGAGTMGCSLPMAVGVKLARPDERVWSISGDGGFQMNAQELGTIMEHNIDLKIIILNNGYLGMVRQWQTFFFDGCYAGTPMQSPDFKLLSQAYGIPHRKIENLEDVTPALQEAIDHKGPMVLEFICDPAEVILPMVPSGGGFEDMIVSHPQRNGEDMTEEGDVA